Proteins co-encoded in one Gossypium hirsutum isolate 1008001.06 unplaced genomic scaffold, Gossypium_hirsutum_v2.1 scaffold_98, whole genome shotgun sequence genomic window:
- the LOC107893756 gene encoding MDIS1-interacting receptor like kinase 2: protein MIPEFLVYVRNLKLSFNSLKGPTPDGLLYFAPEAFTGNKDLCGSIHGFHPCPSSPSVNQERNSKVKHTLLVFILVPTLLFFVTTFALVIFILCRRYRAKALKHDPSPTKNGDLFSIWNFDGKIAFEDIIKATEDFDIKYCIGTGGYGSVYRVVLPSGKVVALKKTPLIGS from the coding sequence ATGATTCCTGAATTTCTAGTTTATGTAAGAAACctcaaattatcatttaattccCTTAAGGGTCCAACTCCAGATGGGTTGTTGTATTTTGCACCAGAGGCATTTACAGGCAACAAGGATTTATGTGGTTCCATTCACGGCTTCCATCCTTGCCCTTCATCCCCATCTGTAAATCAAGAAAGAAATAGCAAGGTCAAGCACACTCTGCTTGTCTTTATTCTGGTTCCAACTTTGTTATTTTTTGTCACAACTTTTGCATTGGTGATATTCATCCTTTGCCGAAGATACAGAGCTAAAGCTTTGAAACATGATCCAAGTCCAACCAAAAATGGGGATTTATTCTCTATTTGGAATTTTGATGGAAAGATTGCATTTGAAGACATCATCAAAGCAACAGAGGATTTTGATATCAAATATTGCATTGGAACGGGTGGTTATGGCAGTGTTTACAGAGTAGTCTTACCAAGTGGCAAAGTTGTTGCTTTAAAAAAAACTCCACTGATTGGAAGCTAA
- the LOC107893755 gene encoding uncharacterized protein: MKAFKVVQNVLQGSKYCDINLNGALHFNAMLYHCTSDSDKEVLPHEWYEKAFPKLTRLAHLLKDVDSVDGRLVNANDNSIIISDRIEHRMNAFKSLVRVFIGSPSVQQMLKKKISSFDCFGKPSEREPMIVNSLTLVSNVLNVTAQQRKLVRLTICPQVTQHSIWMGALEKILNELKLEIDLLNFQFPSKGTKMGKQIVYSCLKLLDESAVSYDFDSASWIRLSPAKVVDSPRKWEDVLEMFTDLINCLKSEKDWLCHLKTIEVMKEGVSQIRDVLVDNSIGYKDSRHQESLVQRKLSKTLGHSSRCLFTLLLYYLYGQVRDLEVDLCGAMYGNGIENRLTLCMGRVLTSNEEKMVWSGVKQLDRALGLFKFVWETAGMKGNLELQGHLWFVGPEERFFTYRGNAFFLHGISLGPKIISSKAL, from the coding sequence ATGAAGGCTTTTAAAGTTGTTCAAAATGTTCTCCAAGGCTCAAAGTATTGTGATATTAACCTAAATGGTGCTCTGCATTTTAATGCAATGTTATATCACTGTACAAGTGACTCCGACAAAGAGGTCTTACCTCATGAATGGTACGAAAAGGCATTTCCAAAGTTGACAAGATTGGCCCACTTGTTAAAAGATGTGGATTCAGTTGATGGGCGGCTTGTGAATGCAAACGACAATTCGATCATCATCAGTGATCGAATTGAACATAGAATGAATGCTTTCAAGTCACTTGTGAGAGTCTTTATTGGGTCCCCATCAGTTCAACAAATGCTAAAGAAAAAAATATCTTCATTTGACTGTTTTGGTAAACCTAGTGAAAGGGAGCCCATGATTGTGAATTCATTAACCTTAGTGAGCAATGTTTTGAATGTTACAGCTCAACAGAGGAAGTTGGTGCGTCTAACAATATGTCCTCAGGTTACACAACACAGTATATGGATGGGTGCCCTTGAGAAAATATTGAATGAACTGAAATTGGAGATTGATTTATTGAATTTCCAATTTCCAAGTAAAGGAACTAAGATGGGTAAGCAGATAGTTTATAGCTGCCTTAAGTTATTGGACGAGTCTGCTGTTTCTTATGACTTTGATTCTGCTTCATGGATTCGACTTTCACCTGCAAAAGTTGTTGACTCTCCTCGCAAATGGGAGGATGTTCTTGAGATGTTTACTGATCTCATTAATTGCTTGAAGAGTGAGAAGGATTGGCTTTGTCATTTGAAAACGATTGAGGTGATGAAAGAAGGTGTGTCTCAGATTAGGGATGTGTTAGTTGATAACAGTATTGGGTATAAGGATTCTAGGCACCAAGAAAGCCTTGTACAAAGGAAGCTATCTAAGACATTGGGACACTCGTCACGGTGCTTGTTCACACTTTTATTGTATTACCTCTACGGGCAGGTTAGAGATCTTGAAGTGGATTTGTGTGGAGCAATGTATGGGAACGGTATTGAGAATAGGCTTACCTTGTGCATGGGAAGAGTTCTGACTTCAAATGAGGAGAAGATGGTTTGGAGTGGGGTTAAGCAGTTGGATAGGGCTCTGGGGTTATTCAAGTTTGTATGGGAAACAGCAGGTATGAAAGGGAATCTGGAGTTGCAAGGTCACTTATGGTTTGTAGGGCCTGAGGAGAGATTTTTCACATATCGAGGAAATGCCTTCTTTCTACATGGGATCAGTCTTGGACCTAAGATTATCTCGTCAAAAGCTCTGTGA